TCCGGGTTGTGCTCTTGCCGAGCGGATTCATGTTCACGATGAGAGGCTTTTTTCCACTTTCGCTGAGCATGGTCCAGGCGGCGCCGATAGCCAGCACAGCCGCAAGGGGAAGAACGGATTTTTTATTCATGCAGAGTCATCCTCATTCTGGTCCTCAAGCCCTTATACTGCAATCGGGTGGGACTTCTGAGTCTTTTCCCACATTCAAAATTATTCAATGCTCAGGCCCATGGACGAGGCGGCTTTGCCTTCGTTCTTTTTCATTTGACACTCGCACCCCGTGCGATAGCATGCATCGTCTTCCCAGAAACAAGCGAGGCCTTCAGGATGAGTCAGGGTGCGGCTTTTGATTTTGTCATAATCGGTTCCGGGTTTGGCGGCAGCGTTTCGGCCCTGCGTTTGGCCGAGAAGGGTTATACGGTCAAAGTCCTGGAGCAGGGACGAAGATTCGAGGCCCGTGATTTTCCGCGAACAAATTGGAATCTGAAACGCTGGCTCTGGATGCCTTTCGTGAACTTCCTGGGCCCATTCAAGATGTCTTTTTTCAAGAATATCACCGTCTATTCCGGAGTGGGTGTCGGCGGCGGCTCTTTGGTTTACGCCAATACTTTGCCCGTTCCCAAGGATGGATTCTTCCGCGCGTCCTCATGGTCTCACCTGGCGAATTGGAAGCAGGAACTTTTGCCTTATTATGACACGGCCAAGCGCATGCTGGGTGTAGCTACCAATAAGCATTTTACGCTGACCGATAAAGTCATGGAGGAGATCGCGGAGGAAATTCATTGCCGCGATCAATTCCAGGCCACGGATGTTGCCGTCTATTTTGGTCAGCCGGGGAAAACTGTCGATGATCCCTATTTTAATGGCGAAGGACCGCGGCGCACAGGCTGCACCTTCTGCGGCGCGTGCATGACTGGCTGTCGCGTCGGAGCCAAGAACACGCTGGATAAGAATTATCTTTACCTGGCGGAAAAACGCGGCGCTTCCATTCAGGCGGATTCCAGGGTCACGGCCGTGCGACCTTTGCCAGACGGAGGTTACGAGCTGACTGTCAAGCGACGCAAAGGCTGGATGCGCGCCTCCAAGGAAAAGATTCGAGCGAAGCAGGTCGTGTTCAGCGGCGGTGTGCTGGGCACGGTCGAACTCCTTTTGAAAATGCGTCAGGATCCCAAAGGCCTGCCCAAACTCTCGCCCACGCTGGGCCAGTTCGTGCGGACGAACAACGAATCCATCATTGGCGTTTGGACGGCCAACCCCCAATATAATTTTTCCAAAGGCATTGCGATCAGCTCGATCATCCACACCGATGAGCACTCGCATATCGAGCCGGTTCGCTACGGCAGTGGATCCGGATTCTTTCGCCTGCTCCTGGCGCCGCATGCTCCAGGACCGAATGTTTGGAGCCGAAGCCTCGCCATGTCGAGCGCCTTTGCCGTGGAGCCGCTGCGCTGGCTGAAGGTCCTTTTGCAGCCTGATTTCAGCAAGCATTCGCAGATCCTTCTTTACATGCGCAGTCTCGATGGAACCCTGAGTTTCGTCATGAAGCGGCGGCCCTGGTTCGGCCTGAAACGCACCATGGGCTCGACGTTGGGAGCGGATGGGCGCAAGCCGGTCGCCTTTATGGAAGAGGCCACGCAGCTGGCCCGTCTTTTCGCAAAAAGAGTCGATGGGCTTTTGGCCAATGTCTTTACCGAGTCTGTTTTCGGTATCGCATCGACCGCGCATATTCTAGGCGGCTGCTGCATGGGGCAGGATGCCAGCGAAGGCGTCATTGATCATCAGCACCGGGTCTTTGGTTACGATGGGCTCTATGTGATCGATGGAGCTGCTGTCTCGGCCAATCCTGGCGTGAATCCTTCGCTGACGATCACGGCGCTTGCGGAAAGGGCCATGAGTTTCATACCGCCGAAAAGACAAGAGCTGATGCTCGATCATCAGCCATGAAATAGCCATTTTTATTGGGGTGCAGAACATGACCAAGACCTTACCCAAAGTTGCCATCATCGGTGCCGGTTCCAGCGGGATGATCGCCTGTCGCGAGCTTAAGGTGCGCGGCATTCCCTTTGACTGCTTTGAAAAGGGCAGTAAAGCCGGAGGCAACTGGATCTTTAAAAACGACAACGGGATGTCGGCCGCGTATCGGTCCCTGCACATCAACACTTCAAGGCAGCAGATGGAATTTCAGTGCTATCCCATGCCGCAGCACTTCCCGACCTTTCCGCATCATTCGCAGATCGCGGAATACTTCGATGGCTTTCTGAATCATTTTCGCCTGAAGGAAGACATCACCTTCAACACCGAAGTGAAGAAAGCCGAGCCCCTGGCCGATGGCAGATGGCAGCTGACGCTGTCGAACGGCAAGCAGCCGACCTATGACGCCGTGATCGTAGCCAACGGCCACCACTGGGATCCCAGGTGGCCAGAGCCGGCATTTCCAGGCGAATTCAAGGGCCTCGTGATGCATTCGCACGCTTATATGGATCCCACCGATCCGCATAACCTTATTGACAAGAACGTGCTGGTCGTCGGCATGGGGAACTCGGCCATGGACATTGCCTGTGAACTCGGCAATCGCGGAGTGGCGCGCAATGTCTTCCTATCGGTGCGCTCGGGTGCCCATATCATGCCGAAGTTTTTCGGCAGCAAGCCCTCGGATGGATTTTTACGGCATCCTGGTGCGACGCCGCGTTGGTGGGAGCACCTCGTTCCCTATCGCTTTTTTGAAAAGTTGGCGTTTCCCGTCATCGGCTGGAAAATAAAAAACGCCGTGGGCAAGCCTGAAGCCTATGGTCTGCCGAAGCCGAAACACCCCTTCGGTATGCAGCATCCGACGATATCGAGCGAGATTCACATTCGCCTTGGCAGTGGTGATGTGAAACCGAAGCCGAATATCAAAGAGCTGCAGGGTGATCGGATTCAGTTCGTCGATGGTTCGGTGGAGCCTATTGATGCCATCATCTATGCGACCGGCTATAAGATCAGTTTTCCCTTCTTTGAAAAAAACGTTCTGCCCTACGAGAACAACGATCTTCCACTGTTCAAGCGCATGATCAGCCCACGCTATGATAATCTTCTGTTCCTGGGCCTTGTGCAGCCGCTCTGCTCGATCATGCCGATCGCCGAGCTGCAGTCGTCCTTCATGGGCGACTATCTGCTCGGGAAATATCGTTTGCCGGACAAGGAGACGATGAAGAAGGTGATGCTGGACGAGCATGAGATGATGAAGTCGCGCTATACGAAGTCGGAGCGCCACACGATTCAGATCAACTGTCTGGAATATACCTACGACCTGCGGAAGGAAATCAAGGCTGGCGAGAAGCGGGCCCGGCGCTTTGCGGAAAAACCTCAGGCGCTGCCCTCCACCTTCCCTACTACTGTCAGGGCTTGACCCATGGCAAAGGATGCATGGACATACCATGCGCCCGAGAATCTGGCGCCAGGCATCAAGCGGATCCTGCGGATGCAGGCCTGGGCTCCGCGTTTTGAACGCCTGCCCGTCCCGGTGAGCCGAACCCTCATGGATCTGACGTCGCGGTTTGCCAATCCCCGGCGCAACAAAAAACTCATCGAGACCGTCCATGCGCCTTTTCCCGGTTCTCCGGTGCGACTGCGCAGCTGGGAACCTGTTGCACTCAAGGGGTCGCGGCCTCTTGTCCTTTATATGCACGGCGGTGGTTTTGTGCTGGGGAGCAGTCGTTCGCACCGCGCATTCTGTGAGCTTTTGGCTGATGAAGCGCAGTGCTCGGTCTATTCCATCGACTATCGTCTGGCGCCGGAGCATCCCTATCCGGCGGCAATCGAGGATGTTGATCGCGCCTATGAATGGCTGTTGAAACTCAGGGACGTGCGAGGCTGGACAGCTCAGCCGATCGCAGTCGCTGGGGACAGCGCGGGAGGCAACCTTGCGACCATTCTGTGCCGCCGCCTGCGCGATCGGGGCGAGACGCTGCCGGACGCTCAGCTGCTCATTTATCCTGTCACGGATTTTGCGCGGAATACCCCATCTCATGATAAATATGCGGAAGGCCTCGTCCTGACCCGATCGTTGATCGACTGGTTTTTTCTGCATTACAAGGCGAACCCCATTGACCATCACGATGTCTCGCCGCTGGGCTGCAAGGATCTGCGGGGCCTCCCCAAAACCTTTGTCGCATTGGCCGGCTGCGATGTGCTCCTGGATGAAGGGCGCGCCTATGCGGAGCGTCTGAAAGAGGCCGGCGTTCCCGTCACCGTTCGCGTCTTTCCCGATATGATTCATGCGTTTGTGAATCTTTTGCTGGTTCCTGAAGCGCATGCCGCGGCCCTTGAATGCATTGATTTTCTGAAGAATCATTTTGAAAAGCATCAAACAGGCAAGGAAAAAACGGATGGAAAAGAACAAGCCCCAGATCGTGCCCGCGCCCTGGCAACTTAAAGGCACAGGTTATATGTTCCTCTATAATTTCCCGAAAAATTGGGCGGAAAAAGCCAATTTTCTGCCGGTCGAGCAGCGCGGGGAATTCAAAGGGGGCCTCGGCACCCTGATGCTCGTCGATTATGAAAGTTCGGATGCCGGCCCCTATCGCGAGCTGCTTTTCATTCCGGGGAAATTCTCCTGGTTTCACTATCGCAACTATGCGATCAGCCGCATCTGGGTCTCGTCCGAATCGAGCGTCGTGAGTGGACGCGAAAACTGGGGCATCCCCAAGAATCTGGCTCATTTTCGCATCAATGCGTCGAGCGAGCGGCGGCAGAGCTGGGAGGTGATCACACCGGAAGGCCAGACCTTCTTCAAGGCCGATCTGAGTCACGGCCGCCTGCCCCTGCCCGTGCATACCGCCTTTGTTCCCTTTCCTTTGCTGCAAACCTGGGAAGGGCGTGACTACCTGACAAAATTCAGCGGCTATGGCCTGGGTCGTTTTGCAAGGTTGGAGCGCCTGGAAATCAATCAGGAGCTGTTTCCAGATATCACAGCGAAAAAACCTTTGCTTGGCCTGCGGGTGGATCCCTTCCATATAAGGTTCCCCGTACCGCAGATGATCGAGGCCCCGGCGGGACGCCTGCAGCCCTCGGCCGCGGCTGGGGTTTTCGGATCCTCCGGGCATTCCGCTTAAAAAGTAAGAATGCCCAGCCACACCTTTCGTGCCTTCTGCCGAAGAGAACGCAGAATTCCACCTTCAGGAGGCACGTATGGGTCCTGCAAAAATCAAACGTTGGTTCGAAAAACGCGGTGTGCGCATCAATGCGGTCACGACCATGAAAATCTCTGGCACACCCATTGTGATGGGCTATGAGATCGCCGCAAAGAATGGCCGTAACGGCAAGCTTGGCCCCAATGCCCGCGCGCACGATCTTGAGAACTTGCGTCGTGAATTTATCAAAGCCTAAGGCATTCCTCCTGCTTTTTTTATGGATGCTCCTGCCCGGGTCACTCCTCGCCGAGTCGCCCGAGGCACGGCAGGGTCTATTGGATCTTCGCAAGGTCGATCTCCTTGCAGTGACTCCTCTGCGTTTGGAAGGCGAATGGGCCTTCTACTGGAATCAGCTTGTTTCCCCGGCTGCGATCGACCAGAATTCAGACTTCACCTTTCAGGATGGTCCCAAGGATTGGATGCGTTACCAGCTCAAGGGGGAAAAGCTTCCCTGGAGCGGGGCAGCCACGTTCCGCCTGAAGGTCCTTTTGCCTCCACTCACCGATGAGCTTGTGCTCCGCGCCGGCCCCATGGTGATGGCCGGTCGCATCTTTGTGAACGGTCGGCTTGTTCATGAAGCCGGCACGCCGGGACTCGATCGTGAGCTTTCCGGTCACAGCTATCAAACCCAGCTGATTTTTTTAGGCCGGGATCTGCAGGAGATGGACATCGTGATCCAGGTCTCCAATCATATGATTGCGCGCTCGGGCTATGCGGCTCTCGATCTGGGACTGCGTGCGCCCATGCTGCGGGATGAAATCAATACCTATAATAAAACGCTCTTTCTTCTGGGCGGTATTTTTTTGATGGCCATCTATCATCTGTGCCTTTTTATGATGCGGCGCACAGAGATATCCAACCTTTGCTTTTCCGCCCTTTGCCTTGCAAACGGCGTCTTTCACTATGCGGCGGCCGGTATCGCGGCCCTGCATTTTCCGGGCATCAGTTCGGAACGCGTCTGGGATCTTTTCTTCTGGGGCTGGTACCTGGGCGGCGCGTTTTTCTCATGGTTCGCGCACAGCGTCTTCCCGCGGCACTTTCATAGAAATTTCGCCTACGGCTTCAGCATTCTTTCAGCTGTGAGCTTTTTCACTGTTCTTTTCGGCACAACCGATCAGTTTCACATCATCCCGACCTTGCATAAGATGGGCAATACGCTGACCTTCTTTTATATCGCGTATGCCTGCTATCGGGCCCTGCGGGATCAGGTGAAGGATGCCCTCGTCTTTCTGATCGCAAGCTCGATCTTTTTTGCCTCCGCAGTCAATGACATGCTGGTGACAACAGGCGATATGAAGGGCGAGCTTTTGTCTTCGACCGGTCTTTTCATATTCCTCTTCTTTCAGTCCATTCTGCTTTCCAAGCGTTTTTCCGCAGCCTTTCATAAGCTGGAGATCGCGGAAACCGAGATTCGTGGCCTGAATGAAAGCCTGGAGCAGAAGGTTCAGCAGAAAACCCGCGAGATTCGAGCCATCCTCACGCATATTCAGCAGGGAATTTTCACGCTGCGACTGAATGAGAAATCCGATATCGTCATGGGTGAAGATTATTCCCTGCATCTGGAGGAAATACTCGAAACCCGTGACCTGACAGTCAGCCAGTTTCAGGACGTCCTTCTGAATCGCACCGATCTGTCGAATGATCAGAAGAGCCAGATTCGCAGCACGCTCATCGCCTCGCTGGGGGAGGACGAGATCGCCTTTATGAGCAATCGCGATAATCTCGTGAAAGAACTGCGCCTGCTTACGAATGAGCAGGAAAAGATTCTGGAGATGGATTGGGATGCGATGCTCGACGACAAGGGTCTGATCGAGCAGATTCTGGTCTGCCTGCGCGATGTGACCCAGGTTCGTCAGCTGCAGCAGCAGTCCATCAACCAGCAGCGGGAGCTGGAGTATATCAGCGAGATTGTGAACACGACGCCCGATCAGTTTGCCAAGTTCATAACCATGTCAGTGGCCTTCCTGGACGAGAATGAGCGCCTCATTCGGCAGAATCAGAAGAAGAATCTTGAGGTCGTGAAAATCCTCTTTATCAATATGCATACCATCAAAGGCACCGCACGGACCTATTACTTCCATAAGATGACCGGGATCCTGCACGATACCGAGCAGCATTACGCGGACCTTCTGCGGAAGGACGAGGAAGCCTGGAATCAGAAGAAGCTTTTGGATGACCTGGACAGCGCAAGGTCCATCATCCTGCTCTATGATCAGATCAATACCGTGAAGCTCGGTCGCAAGCGGGACCGGAGTCTGATCGAAGTGAACCGCAAGGTGGTCGAGGACAAGGTCAATTCCCTGAATCTGATCGACACGAGTCCCATGGATCCTGCGACGCGGCATATAATTGAAGATACCCGCAGGACATTCAACGAGGTCTTCTATAGCCGATCCATAGATGTGCTGCAGGATATTCTATCCGGTGCGGAACGGGTGGCGCGTGATCTGGGCAAGGAAATTCCCATCATCAGGATCAAGGAGTCCGGGACGTCGATCAGCCAGGAAGCTTTGGAACTTTTCCATCAGGTCTTCCACCACATCATCAGAAACTCACTGGATCATGGGATAGAAACCGCCGAGGAGCGGCTGAAGGCCGGCAAGCGGCCGACGGGAACGCTCTATCTGGATCTGGACGAGAACGCGGACGGGTCCATGCATCTTGTTTATCATGATGATGGCCGCGGTTTGAATCTGGCAAGGCTCGAAGAGCTGGGCTATGCGCGTGGTTTTCTGATCCGCGGGCAAGCGTATACGCCACAGCACATCGCGGATCTGATCTTTGAAAATGGTCTGTCCACCAGCAATCGGCTGACCGAGATTTCCGGTCGCGGCGTGGGGATGGAGGCCGTGCGGCAGTATCTCGATCGCGCCGGCGGCCGCATTCATGTAGTCCTGAATGGCCAGCCCCAGGGCGGCTTCTGCGCCTTTGCCTTTCACATCCATGTCCCGAAAAACCTTCACACGCTCGCGGCGTGAGGGTGACACCGATCTTTTCTTTCTGTTGTCCCTCACCGTGAAGTATGGCAGCCTTGGCCTGCATTCTGAAGGGAGCTTTCATGCGCATTATACTTTCAGCTTGTCTTTGTTTCGGCAGTCTTTTCGCGTCTTCTGCCGTGCAGGCTTTTCAGCTCCAATACCGTGCTTTTCAAAGCCAGGCGAAGCTGTCCCACAATCGGGCCCAGGTTCCGACCCTTTGGAACGGCGCCTACTTGAATGGCGCGCCGCAAGTGACCAGTGACTCCCGTGCATCGGAGCAGGCCGTCTGGAACAGCCTCGGCCACGAGATCAGTCTCGGCAGCGAGCTTTTCTATCCCTATGTCTATGTGGATGTGGGCCTGGCGCAGACGTACTATTTCCCCGGTCCCGATCAAAGGGTCGAAGACCTCGCCCCCAAGGCCGGCATTCAGATCCTGACCAATGTCCAGGACCGCTGGATGCCCTTCGCCCGGCTTGGGCTTTCGCAGCATCATCTGAAACTGGTGTCGCGTCGGGTGGAAACCCGATCTCTGCCGGAATCCGTGCTGGGACTCAAGGGAGTGGCCGAGGATCGCTTTGCCGTCGAACGCGAGTGGCAGGATAATCCGCGGCTTTGGAACGGTGACCTGAGTCTGGGCTGTAAACTCTATCCCGTCCCCACGACCGCCATCGTCGTGGAGTATCGCTACAGTCAAAGTCTCGGCGGCATCACCATCCGCGAGAAGGAAACCGGCACCAATTCTTTCGTCAATGATGCGGGTTTTTCGAGTGAGACCGAACTGCCAGGCGTTCGCCTTGTTTCGCAGGAACTCAGCCTGGCCATTGAAGTCGAACTCTAAGCATCAGCGCTTCCGAATCCGCACTTTAGCGGGCCGACGCAGGGCCCGCGGCTTGGACGACACGGACTTCAGATAATCAGAAAACAGGATCATTCCGTAAAGAATCACCAGCTGAATCACGAAACCGAGCAAAAAGAGGTTCATACTGTCACTCCTTGTGAGAATCAGTGAAAGACGATCAGTTTTTTGGAACAGGGGACCGGGTTCTTAGTCGAGCGGCCTCAGGTTGAAATCACCGCTTACGCTATTGAATTTGAGCCTGCCTTTGGGATTCGCGCCGAAGGAACCCGTGGCGCTGCGATTGCCGAAGCCTTCCTTCTGCCGCGTATCGTCGGGAAGACCATCGAAGGACGCGCTGATCCCTTCCATTTCAAAATCAAAGCCCACGCTTTTTGCGACTTTCAGATCCACGTTGCCCGAGACCGACTGAGCTTCGAATTCCTTGATCGGACTTACGAGCGTGGCTTTCAGATCGCCCGAGACGCTGTTGGTGGCGATGTCCAGATCCTTGTTCAGACTCGCCGGCACGAAGTCCACATCGCCGCTGACGGTGTTGATGCTCAGGATTTTGGATGGAGCCGCCTTCACATTCAGATCGCCGGACACCGACATCAGGTGAAACTCAGAGGTCGCGGCCAGTTTTTCGATGGTGATATCACCCGAGATATTGGTCAGGGTGAGTTCCCCGGCGAAGTTTTTAGGGAGCTGCAGTTCCCCGAAGCTCGGACCCTTTTTGGTGACTTCGACTTCGAGCTTGCCGCCGCTGTTTTTCACGGTCCATTCCTTGGGCGGCAGATAGCCTTTGAAGACGAAGTGGATCTGATCATCCGCGCTCTCGACCACTTTCCAATCCGTGACATAGGACTTGAGTTCCAGTTCCTTGATGTCCTTGGCCGGTATGGATTCCGTGATGGCCTTGTCCGTACGCGCAGGATTATCGGCGTCACCGCCCAGGGTATCGCTGTCCCCCGTGCTGATATGAATGTTGGGACCGTCGCCCTTTTTGATCATGATCCGATCGTCTTTATCGAAGATGATGTTGAAGTTGCCGAGTCCATCCAGACCGTCCTTGGTATTGGCCGCGAAGGCCTCACCGATGCAGCTGGATTCGCAGCGGGTGTCAAAGAATTTGCCAAGGATGAGCGTGATAAGGGTGAAAGCGCCCAGACCGATTACGATATTTTTCATGCGTTTGTTATCCATGCTTAAAACCTTTCTCAGAGCGAATGTTTAGTCGGGTTGAATCACTTTGGCATTCAATTTGATGTACTTCATTAAACCCAGAAGAAACCAGCGGCTCAAAAGATAGAGCACCACGCAGGCCAGAAGAGATGCACCGAAAAGAGATAAACTATAAAAACTGAGGGCGAGCTTGGCCGAAAGTCCGACCGCCACGGGGGTCGCGATGTTACCGACCAGGACCGCGATCGCGAAAATGATGCCGACAAAGACCGCGATGGTGGCGACCACCCAGGACATCCCCAGGACGATGGCAAGGCCCAGGATCGGCCAGAGCATAAAGAAGAAGTTGAAGGCAATGATCGAAAGCACGACCAGCGTCGCCCGAGCCATATGATAAAGACTTGTGGTAAACTTCTGGCCTTCATACGGATTGGTAATCCGGGTCAGGTGGTAATCGGCAACGAAGGTCCGTGCCAGAGTCCGGGCATCGCCAAGCGAAGCGCTGATTTCGTCATCTGACTTGCCGCGTTCCCGGGCTTCGAAGATGTGTGCGCGATAATCAGCCAGCACATCCTCGCGTTGAGACGGAGGCAGCGGACTCAGTCCCTTTTCCAGTTCCTTGATAAAGTTATGCTCGTGCATGACTGTCCACCTCTTGCAGAAGATTTTGCATGGCCGCCGCGAATTCATCCCACTCGGCCCGCATTTCCTTATAAACCTCGCGCCCCTTGTCCGTAATGCGATAGTACTTTCGCGGCGGACCCTGATCCGATTCCTGCAGATACGTCTCGAACCATCCATCATTCAGGCAGCGCCGCAGGAGGGGATAGATAGTGCCCTCAGATATGTCTATGTGCCGCGATATATTCTCGACAAGCTCATAACCATAACGATCAGCCTGGGATAAAACGGCGAGAACGCAAAGCTCAAGACTGCCTTTTTTCAATTGAGTTCGCATGTTGCGTCCTTTTTACCGATAAACAACGCCCTGACGTGCAGGGACAGGTATTTTGTAACACACGCTACACTGCATTGCAAGGTACCGTGTTATGAACTTTACGGCAGAGTCAGCCCGAAACTTGAGCATTTTGGAAAAATGCTGTCTTTACGGCATATTGCCTGGATCCTGATCTCACGAAACAATGCCCAAGGCTTTTGAACGATTTTCAGGGAGTCGCCGCTCATGTCGGGATGGGACAAGTCCAGCATCACAGGGTTCCAGTCTTTGGTGGCCGCGGCTCCCTTGGGGGTCTTTCGCAGCCACGACAGCAGCTATCGCCTGATTCCGGCATCGATGGATCCCTTGGTGATCCCGGATCCTGTGTGGATGAAGCTGAGGGCTGATGCCCACCTGATTCTTTCCGCTTTGCAAAAGTTAGGAGCCGTCCTGCGCCGCGACCCGGGGCATCGACTTCTTACGCAGCTGGCGCCTTTGGAACAGGAAGCCGCGGAATTTGTGGGACTCGCGACAGCCCGCCTTGATCTTTTTTTTGATGGTGATGACCTTCAGGTGATTGAAGCGAATACCACCATTCCGGCAATGCAGGCCTATAGTGATATGATTCGCCGTGCCTATGGGCAGGCCTTTCATCCCGGAAAAAAAATACAGCGGTCCAATACCGACGATCTTTTGCAATCCCTTTTGGAACACTACGCGCGAACAGGGGGCAAGGCTGCAAAGCCACGGCTTGGCATCGTCGCGCGGTCCGGGGATTCACAGCTGGCGGAACTGCTCTGGCTTCAGCGCGAATGGCAGGCGCAGGGTTATGAAACTCTGCTGCTGACGCCGGATGCGATCGAGATTCGCAAGGGCCAGCTGTGGGGATCGGGGCAGCCGCTCGATTTTGTTTACCGCCATATCTTCGCGCATCGCCTTGCGCAGGATTCCGCCTTCGCTCAGGCCTGTTTGCAGGCCGAACGCTACCGGGTCTTCAATCCGATCGCCGCGCATCTGGAAGCCAAGGGTGTTCTGGCGGAACTTTCGCGGTACGCGGCGGATCCTCGGCTGAGTCTGAGTGCGGGACTGAAGGACGAGGAAGTCGACGCCACGATTCGCAGGGTGGCCTGGTCACGGCTCCTGGAAATGGGGCCGGCTTCGCTTCCTGATGGCACGCAGGTCAGGGATTTGATCAGCTGGGTGAAAGATCGGCCCCAGGACCTGGTTGTGAAAAGCAGCCTTGGGTATGGCGGTCACGGCATTTTTATCGGCAGCAGCTTTTTTGAAAGGTCCAGTCAGGATCGGGCGCGTAAACTCCTAGGAGTGTCTCATGACGTCAGCTGGCCTCAGCTGATTGACGCTCTTTTGAACATGGGACAAGGCCAATGGATCGTGCAGAGGAAGGTATCGGGCCGCAGGATACGGCATCGCTTTTGGAGTGAAGGCCAGATGATGGAAAAGGAAACCTTTGTCGAC
This is a stretch of genomic DNA from Oligoflexus sp.. It encodes these proteins:
- a CDS encoding PadR family transcriptional regulator, which codes for MRTQLKKGSLELCVLAVLSQADRYGYELVENISRHIDISEGTIYPLLRRCLNDGWFETYLQESDQGPPRKYYRITDKGREVYKEMRAEWDEFAAAMQNLLQEVDSHARA